The Halorientalis sp. IM1011 genome window below encodes:
- a CDS encoding DHH family phosphoesterase, whose protein sequence is MGSCIICGTSVEGHICETHQQDVVFEFRGTNADQLTPGRFYRGTVDGYAEFGVFVDIADRVTGLLHRSELDQRLESLDWEAGDTVYVQVKNVRDNGNIDLGWSIRQSEREFRGTLIDDPDEDFALLKEDVEGDDDSDDDGDDGPVRHTVGEVPDESGNDDTREAGRTGSPTDGGDTETDESGTTDTDSDTRTADSGGSGGAAVVEAEPESTDEETTSVELTQVAVDTLSDRVGDDVRIEGEIADIRQTSGPTVFELRDETGVVDCAAFEEAGVRAYPEVEEGDLVRLDGEVRRRRGELQVETEALLVLEDDEHDAVSQRMADALTERARPEDVEPLADDPAVDAVIDGVREAATAIRRAVLEDRPVVVRHNATVDGYVGGVAIERATLPLVRDQHGAADAEYHYFDRRPLEDGVYDMQDATQDVTGMLDNRERHDEKLPLFVFVAAGATRESLDGFDLLSIYDADRLVLDSAEADPEVGDAVDTLVSPSLTDADATTTASAIAATVAAHVDDDVREEIGHLPAVSFWEDTPESYVDLAESTGYDADATREIREAIALEAYYQSYEDKRELIADLLFPETDDERGLAGHVSEQFRTKLDAEIETAEANLERREVDGISVAVLDTDAFAHRYEFPPTNLLLDELFRRHRDDVDVVVGLAEDELYLRSTTALDVRAVAATAAEEAPDAGLQAKSTRDGCLEFLSGERDAVLDAVLEAVADVA, encoded by the coding sequence ATGGGAAGCTGTATCATTTGCGGAACGTCTGTCGAAGGGCACATCTGCGAAACACACCAGCAGGACGTGGTCTTCGAGTTCCGCGGCACGAACGCAGACCAGCTGACGCCGGGGCGATTCTACCGAGGAACGGTCGACGGGTACGCCGAATTCGGCGTGTTCGTCGACATCGCGGACCGGGTGACCGGTCTCCTCCACCGGAGCGAACTCGACCAGCGACTCGAGAGCCTCGACTGGGAGGCGGGTGACACCGTCTACGTCCAGGTCAAGAACGTCCGCGACAACGGGAACATCGACCTCGGGTGGTCGATCCGCCAGTCCGAACGGGAGTTCCGCGGCACGCTGATCGACGACCCCGACGAAGATTTCGCCCTGCTGAAAGAAGACGTCGAGGGAGACGACGACAGCGACGACGACGGCGACGACGGGCCGGTTCGCCACACGGTCGGCGAGGTCCCCGACGAGAGCGGGAACGACGACACACGGGAGGCCGGCCGTACCGGTTCCCCGACCGACGGCGGCGACACGGAGACAGACGAGAGCGGAACCACAGACACCGATTCCGACACCCGGACCGCCGACAGCGGTGGCTCGGGCGGCGCCGCAGTCGTCGAAGCCGAACCGGAGAGTACGGACGAAGAGACGACGAGCGTCGAACTCACGCAGGTCGCCGTCGACACGCTGTCCGACCGCGTCGGTGACGACGTTCGCATCGAGGGCGAGATCGCCGACATCCGCCAGACCAGCGGCCCGACGGTCTTCGAGCTCCGTGACGAGACGGGCGTCGTCGACTGCGCCGCGTTCGAGGAGGCCGGCGTCCGGGCTTACCCCGAGGTCGAAGAGGGCGATCTGGTCAGACTCGACGGCGAGGTCCGCCGTCGCCGCGGGGAACTGCAGGTCGAGACGGAGGCACTGCTCGTCCTCGAAGACGACGAACACGACGCCGTCTCCCAGCGGATGGCCGACGCGCTGACCGAGCGCGCCCGTCCCGAGGACGTCGAACCGCTGGCCGACGACCCGGCCGTCGACGCCGTCATCGACGGCGTGCGCGAGGCTGCGACCGCCATCCGGCGCGCCGTGCTCGAAGATCGACCGGTCGTCGTCCGGCACAACGCGACCGTCGACGGCTACGTCGGCGGCGTGGCCATCGAGCGCGCGACGCTCCCGCTGGTCCGCGACCAGCACGGCGCGGCCGACGCCGAGTACCACTACTTCGACCGCCGGCCGCTGGAGGACGGCGTCTACGACATGCAGGACGCCACGCAGGACGTGACCGGCATGCTCGACAACCGCGAGCGTCACGACGAGAAACTCCCGCTGTTCGTGTTCGTCGCCGCGGGCGCGACCCGGGAGTCGCTCGACGGCTTCGACCTGCTGTCGATCTACGACGCCGACCGCCTGGTGCTCGACTCCGCCGAGGCCGACCCCGAGGTCGGTGACGCCGTCGACACGCTCGTCTCGCCCTCGCTCACCGACGCCGACGCCACGACGACGGCGAGCGCCATCGCGGCGACCGTCGCCGCCCACGTCGACGACGACGTGCGCGAGGAGATCGGTCACCTCCCCGCCGTGAGCTTCTGGGAGGACACGCCCGAATCCTACGTCGACCTGGCCGAATCGACCGGCTACGACGCCGACGCCACCCGCGAGATCCGTGAGGCCATCGCGCTGGAGGCCTACTACCAGTCCTACGAGGACAAACGCGAGTTGATCGCCGATCTCCTCTTCCCGGAGACCGACGACGAGCGCGGCCTGGCCGGCCACGTCAGCGAGCAGTTCCGGACGAAACTCGACGCGGAGATCGAGACGGCCGAGGCCAACCTCGAACGCCGCGAAGTCGACGGGATTTCGGTCGCCGTGCTGGACACCGACGCCTTCGCCCACCGGTACGAGTTCCCGCCGACGAACCTGCTGCTGGACGAACTGTTCCGCCGACACCGCGACGACGTGGACGTGGTCGTCGGACTCGCCGAGGACGAACTCTACCTGCGCTCGACGACGGCGCTGGACGTGCGCGCCGTCGCCGCGACCGCCGCCGAGGAAGCGCCGGACGCCGGCCTGCAGGCAAAGAGCACCCGGGACGGCTGTCTCGAATTCCTCTCGGGCGAGCGCGACGCCGTGCTCGACGCCGTGCTGGAAGCGGTCGCCGACGTGGCCTGA
- a CDS encoding YIP1 family protein produces MTQWVENPTGGRDRGPVALARAWAEVLVRPRRFFRAGIAPGDQAPGLIFAAVVVLLEELTRLALIPDVYPVVAGQPVASRALFLALAVVLVMPAVLHLTAALQTLILMATAPNRGGVSETVQVLAYATAPCVFAGPEIPALRVICTAAGAVLLVVGTVEVHDLPYWKAVPVVAVPAAIVFGYGFRGFGAAGALLAEIGVSLPF; encoded by the coding sequence GTGACCCAGTGGGTCGAGAATCCGACGGGTGGGCGGGACCGCGGCCCGGTCGCGCTCGCGCGGGCGTGGGCAGAGGTGCTGGTTCGCCCCCGTCGGTTCTTCCGGGCAGGTATCGCGCCCGGCGACCAGGCACCGGGACTGATCTTCGCGGCCGTCGTCGTCCTGCTCGAGGAACTGACACGGCTGGCGCTGATCCCGGACGTCTATCCCGTGGTCGCCGGACAGCCGGTCGCCTCCCGGGCCCTGTTTCTCGCGCTCGCCGTCGTCCTCGTGATGCCAGCCGTGTTGCACCTGACGGCGGCGCTCCAGACGCTGATCCTGATGGCGACGGCACCGAACCGCGGCGGCGTCAGCGAGACCGTGCAGGTCCTCGCATACGCGACCGCGCCGTGCGTGTTCGCCGGACCCGAAATCCCCGCCCTGCGCGTGATCTGTACGGCCGCGGGTGCCGTCCTGCTCGTCGTCGGTACCGTCGAGGTCCACGACCTGCCGTACTGGAAGGCGGTCCCGGTCGTCGCGGTGCCGGCGGCTATCGTCTTCGGCTACGGCTTCCGCGGGTTCGGGGCCGCGGGTGCCCTGCTGGCCGAGATCGGGGTCTCGCTACCGTTTTAA
- a CDS encoding NADPH-dependent FMN reductase, with protein sequence MSRPHIVGICGSLRDDSHTRKGLEHALDAAAATGGETELLDLRDWDLPVYDADAGEAGDAPTFTARVRAADAILLGTPVYHGSYATPLKNALDYCGFDEFENKTVGLLAVAGGGFPITALEHLRTVCRALNAWVIPHQAAIPRASNAFEGDADDWGFVDESVADRVAILGRRAVEYATIEPDPPCIESTENVGADD encoded by the coding sequence ATGTCACGACCGCACATCGTCGGGATCTGTGGGAGTCTCCGCGACGACAGCCACACGCGAAAAGGACTCGAACACGCCCTCGACGCGGCCGCAGCGACCGGCGGCGAGACGGAACTTCTGGACCTCCGGGACTGGGACCTCCCGGTCTACGACGCGGACGCGGGCGAGGCCGGCGACGCACCGACGTTCACCGCCCGAGTGCGCGCGGCCGACGCCATACTCCTCGGGACGCCGGTGTACCACGGATCGTACGCCACGCCGCTGAAGAACGCCCTCGATTACTGCGGGTTCGACGAGTTCGAGAACAAGACCGTGGGCCTGCTGGCGGTCGCCGGCGGCGGGTTCCCGATAACCGCGCTCGAACACCTGCGAACGGTCTGTCGCGCACTGAACGCCTGGGTCATCCCACACCAGGCCGCCATCCCCCGGGCCAGCAATGCCTTCGAAGGCGACGCCGACGACTGGGGATTCGTCGACGAGAGTGTGGCCGACCGGGTCGCAATCCTCGGTCGACGGGCCGTCGAGTACGCAACCATCGAACCCGATCCGCCCTGCATCGAGAGCACGGAAAACGTGGGTGCCGACGACTGA
- a CDS encoding NAD(P)/FAD-dependent oxidoreductase: MTDEAVEHRRLIIAGSGIAGLSTAIYAARSNNDPLVLEGDEPGGQLTLTTDVANYPGFPDGIGGTELVNNMKEQATQFGTDIEHGIVESVDDSDRPFRVELTDGTVYTCDAFVAASGASARTLGIPGEDDLMGFGVSTCATCDGAFFRDEDMLVIGGGDAAMEEANFLTKFADTVYIAHRREEFRAEDYWIDRIEEKVEAGDVQIMKNTEAVEIHGSEAEGVDHVDLVRHPEGHPTDKLDDPDTEQMQLDVGAVFLAIGHTPNTDYLEDTGVELDDAGYLRTQGGDGGGQTKTAVEGIFGAGDVVDHHYQQAATAGGMGVKAALDADEYLEDAVTAEAAEADGVSAEADD, translated from the coding sequence ATGACAGACGAGGCCGTCGAACACCGGAGACTCATCATCGCTGGTTCGGGGATCGCGGGCCTGAGCACCGCGATCTACGCCGCTCGCTCGAACAACGACCCGCTCGTTCTGGAGGGGGACGAACCGGGTGGCCAGCTCACGCTGACCACCGACGTGGCGAACTACCCCGGCTTCCCCGACGGGATCGGCGGGACCGAACTGGTGAACAACATGAAAGAGCAGGCCACCCAGTTCGGGACGGACATCGAACACGGGATCGTCGAGTCGGTGGACGACTCCGATCGCCCCTTCCGCGTCGAACTCACAGATGGAACGGTCTACACCTGCGACGCCTTCGTCGCCGCCTCCGGGGCCAGTGCCCGCACGCTGGGCATTCCCGGCGAGGACGACCTGATGGGCTTTGGCGTCTCGACCTGTGCGACCTGCGACGGCGCGTTCTTCCGCGACGAGGACATGCTGGTGATCGGCGGCGGCGACGCCGCGATGGAGGAGGCCAACTTCCTCACGAAGTTCGCCGACACTGTCTACATCGCCCACCGGCGCGAGGAGTTCCGGGCCGAAGACTACTGGATCGACCGCATCGAGGAGAAAGTCGAGGCTGGCGACGTGCAGATCATGAAGAACACCGAGGCCGTCGAGATCCACGGCTCCGAGGCCGAGGGCGTCGACCACGTGGATCTGGTACGCCACCCCGAGGGCCACCCCACGGACAAACTCGACGATCCCGACACCGAGCAGATGCAACTCGACGTGGGCGCGGTGTTCCTCGCCATCGGCCACACGCCCAACACCGACTACCTCGAAGACACGGGCGTCGAACTGGACGACGCCGGCTACCTCCGCACGCAGGGCGGTGACGGCGGCGGCCAGACGAAAACTGCCGTCGAAGGCATCTTCGGAGCCGGCGACGTGGTGGACCACCACTACCAGCAGGCCGCGACAGCGGGCGGCATGGGCGTGAAGGCCGCACTCGACGCCGACGAGTACCTCGAAGACGCGGTGACGGCAGAAGCGGCCGAGGCCGACGGCGTGAGTGCCGAAGCGGACGACTGA
- a CDS encoding DUF357 domain-containing protein, with protein sequence MPADLDEKTDRYEDLLADALDAAEIAVPPESPLGEAAAECEEMARSYLEDGRHFRADDDPVNALAAFSYGHAWLDAGARIGLFDVPDEGHLFTV encoded by the coding sequence ATGCCCGCCGATCTAGACGAGAAGACCGACCGGTACGAGGACCTGCTGGCCGACGCCCTCGACGCCGCCGAGATCGCCGTTCCCCCGGAGTCGCCGCTGGGCGAGGCCGCCGCCGAGTGCGAGGAGATGGCCCGCTCGTATCTGGAAGACGGCCGACACTTCCGGGCCGACGACGACCCAGTCAACGCACTGGCAGCCTTCTCCTACGGCCACGCCTGGCTCGACGCCGGTGCGCGGATCGGCCTGTTCGACGTCCCCGACGAGGGACACCTATTTACGGTCTGA
- a CDS encoding transcription initiation factor IIB family protein translates to MSDTTTRPITNERTENEITEETETETESTTTCPECGGHLVTDTEHGETVCEDCGLVVEEDEIDRGPEWRAFDASERDEKSRVGAPTTNMMHDKGLSTNIGWQDKDAYGRSLNSSQREKMQRLRTWNERFRTRDSKERNLKQALGEIDRMASALGLPKNVRETASVIYRRALDEDLLPGRSIEGVATASLYAAARQANTPRSIDEMITVSRVGEMEMTRTYRYIVRELNLEIQPADPESYVPRFASDLDLSDETERRARELLDSARESGLLSGKSPVGLAAAAVYAASLLTNEKVTQSEVSEVASISEVTIRNRYKELLEAEHDVKAA, encoded by the coding sequence ATGAGCGACACCACAACTCGGCCGATAACGAACGAACGTACAGAGAACGAGATCACGGAGGAGACGGAGACCGAGACGGAATCGACGACGACCTGCCCGGAGTGTGGCGGTCACCTCGTGACCGACACCGAGCACGGCGAGACGGTCTGTGAAGACTGCGGACTGGTCGTCGAGGAAGACGAGATCGACCGCGGACCGGAGTGGCGCGCCTTCGATGCCAGCGAACGCGACGAGAAGAGCCGAGTCGGTGCCCCGACCACGAACATGATGCACGACAAGGGGCTCTCGACCAACATCGGCTGGCAGGACAAGGACGCCTACGGGCGGTCGCTGAACTCCAGCCAGCGCGAGAAGATGCAGCGCCTGCGCACCTGGAACGAGCGGTTCCGGACCCGCGACTCCAAGGAGCGCAACCTCAAGCAGGCACTCGGCGAGATCGACCGCATGGCCTCCGCGCTCGGCCTCCCGAAGAACGTCCGCGAAACGGCGTCGGTCATCTACCGCCGGGCGCTCGACGAGGACCTCCTCCCCGGTCGGTCCATCGAGGGCGTCGCCACCGCGTCGCTGTACGCCGCGGCCCGCCAGGCCAACACGCCCCGGAGCATCGACGAGATGATCACCGTCTCCCGCGTCGGCGAGATGGAGATGACCCGGACGTACCGCTACATCGTCCGGGAACTGAACCTGGAGATTCAGCCCGCAGACCCCGAGAGCTACGTCCCCCGGTTCGCCTCGGATCTGGACCTCTCGGACGAGACAGAACGCCGCGCCCGGGAACTGCTCGACAGCGCCCGCGAGAGCGGCCTGCTCTCGGGCAAGTCCCCGGTCGGCCTCGCCGCGGCCGCCGTCTACGCCGCCTCGCTGCTCACCAACGAGAAGGTGACCCAGTCTGAAGTTTCGGAGGTCGCCTCCATCTCCGAGGTGACCATCCGCAACCGGTACAAGGAGCTACTGGAAGCCGAACACGACGTGAAGGCGGCCTGA
- a CDS encoding translation initiation factor IF-2 subunit beta, translated as MDYEDQLDRAMEQTPDIEGSSDRFDVPEPEVRQEGNVTVYENFQDTTTRLGREDDHVVKFLQNDLGTSGHIDESGRARLTGEFRQSRIQESLDEYVDEFVLCSECGLPDTKLERERGALVLRCEACGAISSTSG; from the coding sequence ATGGACTACGAGGATCAACTCGACCGGGCGATGGAGCAGACACCCGACATCGAGGGCAGTAGCGACCGGTTCGACGTGCCCGAACCGGAAGTGCGCCAGGAGGGTAACGTCACGGTCTACGAGAACTTTCAGGACACGACGACGCGGCTCGGCCGCGAGGACGACCACGTCGTGAAGTTCCTCCAGAACGACCTCGGGACCAGCGGCCACATCGACGAGAGCGGCCGCGCCCGACTCACCGGCGAGTTCCGACAGAGCCGCATTCAGGAGTCACTCGACGAGTACGTCGACGAGTTCGTCCTCTGTTCGGAGTGTGGGCTGCCGGACACGAAACTCGAACGCGAGCGCGGGGCGCTGGTGCTGCGGTGTGAGGCCTGTGGCGCGATCTCCTCGACGAGCGGCTAG
- a CDS encoding UPF0058 family protein codes for MKKQELIHLHGLLAQVQNHYEEKTGNEVDHDEYERVGVRPTSIHMSKDDHKDAVFALAGGIVSEMVEEPSEQVPAAAD; via the coding sequence ATGAAAAAGCAGGAGCTCATCCATCTTCACGGCCTGCTTGCACAGGTACAGAACCACTACGAAGAGAAAACAGGTAACGAGGTCGACCACGACGAGTACGAGCGCGTGGGCGTTCGACCGACCTCGATCCACATGTCCAAGGACGATCACAAGGACGCCGTCTTCGCGCTGGCCGGCGGTATCGTCTCGGAGATGGTCGAGGAACCGTCCGAACAGGTTCCAGCCGCTGCCGACTGA
- a CDS encoding DUF555 domain-containing protein, producing the protein MNCRVVVEAAVPVYDVETPDEAVRIAISKTGEMLNPDLNYVEINMGQRTCPHCGEDQEPAFIAADESLVALELEMTVFNVEREEHAARIARKEIGQRLENIPLDVLEIEAIDEEGEEDETDESETESAAETETTVEEITSDDTISERDERDSEVLPEFEELIDE; encoded by the coding sequence ATGAACTGCAGAGTTGTCGTAGAGGCCGCAGTCCCGGTCTACGACGTCGAAACACCGGACGAAGCGGTCCGGATCGCCATCTCGAAGACCGGCGAGATGCTCAATCCGGATCTCAACTACGTCGAGATCAACATGGGCCAGCGCACCTGTCCCCACTGCGGCGAAGATCAGGAGCCCGCCTTCATCGCAGCGGACGAGAGTCTGGTCGCACTCGAACTGGAGATGACCGTCTTCAACGTCGAGCGCGAGGAACACGCCGCACGGATCGCCCGCAAAGAGATCGGTCAGCGCCTCGAGAACATCCCGCTCGACGTACTCGAGATAGAGGCGATCGACGAGGAGGGTGAGGAGGACGAGACGGACGAGTCCGAAACTGAATCGGCGGCCGAGACCGAGACCACGGTCGAGGAGATCACGTCGGACGACACGATCAGTGAGCGAGACGAACGGGACAGCGAAGTGCTGCCCGAGTTCGAGGAGCTCATCGACGAGTAA
- a CDS encoding DNA-3-methyladenine glycosylase — protein MRRGRIDARTLAGGVDLQSTVESGQSYLWAREDGATYEDDRAHGGDAWYWTTTRPADRDEPAVVRVRQVDGALEWESHVDAEPHLRRLLRLDDDLDAIRHATPDDRLLREAFETYRGMRVVRDPPFGALISFICSAQMRVGRIHDMQISLRREFGEPVTFDGETYYAYPTPEALADATEAQLREVGLGYRAPYVQRSAEMVADGTADPAEARTLSYEDAREFLTRFVGVGEKVADCVLLFSLDFLEAVPLDTWIQTTIEEYYPDCDRDSYAETSRAIRAAFGDEYAGYVQTYVFHYLRNGGE, from the coding sequence ATGCGACGGGGCCGAATCGACGCGAGGACTTTGGCCGGCGGCGTCGACCTCCAGTCGACCGTCGAGAGCGGGCAGTCCTATCTCTGGGCGCGCGAGGACGGCGCCACCTACGAAGACGACCGGGCACACGGCGGTGACGCCTGGTACTGGACGACGACCCGCCCCGCCGACCGCGACGAGCCAGCGGTCGTCCGGGTTCGACAGGTCGACGGCGCACTGGAGTGGGAGTCACACGTCGACGCCGAGCCACACCTCCGGCGCTTGCTGCGCCTCGACGACGATCTCGACGCCATCCGCCACGCGACCCCCGACGACCGGCTCCTCCGGGAGGCCTTCGAGACCTACCGCGGGATGCGCGTCGTGCGTGACCCGCCGTTTGGCGCACTGATCTCTTTCATCTGCTCGGCTCAGATGCGAGTCGGGCGTATCCACGACATGCAGATCTCGCTCCGCCGGGAGTTCGGTGAGCCGGTGACCTTTGACGGGGAGACCTACTACGCCTACCCGACGCCCGAGGCGCTCGCCGACGCGACGGAGGCCCAGCTTCGCGAGGTAGGACTGGGTTACCGCGCGCCCTACGTCCAGCGCAGTGCCGAAATGGTCGCCGATGGGACGGCCGACCCCGCCGAGGCGCGGACCCTGTCGTACGAAGACGCTCGCGAGTTTCTCACGCGGTTCGTCGGCGTCGGTGAGAAGGTGGCCGACTGCGTCCTGCTGTTTTCGCTCGACTTTCTCGAAGCCGTGCCGCTGGACACCTGGATCCAGACGACTATCGAGGAGTATTATCCCGACTGCGACCGGGACTCCTACGCCGAGACCTCGCGGGCGATCCGGGCGGCCTTCGGCGACGAATACGCCGGGTACGTCCAGACGTACGTCTTCCACTATCTCCGCAACGGTGGCGAGTGA